The Harpia harpyja isolate bHarHar1 chromosome 13, bHarHar1 primary haplotype, whole genome shotgun sequence genome contains a region encoding:
- the DACT2 gene encoding dapper homolog 2 → MLLGAPRAGGWDRGRVGERLQAALAGLQELQVLREKQRELVRAALAMPQRPAAGGGAQPLAAHGKEHRLEATLTALKEQLSRLRRQDVGLKSHLDQLDQRISELKLDVSKTSSEYLDSDSRPSSGFYDLSDGGSCSLSNSCTSVYSESISSSHTSLLPGSQHPKARLSVFDYRPKSADETTVHTTSFQQQGTYVSDGCRITASTDVSGTPARSRPRPVSTGDLERLIPADARFQKETDPKSMLPLCHAGDMPLLSVDPKFQNDLVSKNGIDVYPYPSPLHAVALQSPLFSLVGASPEADLQAPPSKPMPIAAGPSLIRTRPTAEAKPGGYINKLLQLTRCKGNNRADASEWVSTKSQPATMHQRLIITPSAGGVKINSSSSQLEKQVSSLESNKAEGKLQREVPEGECAKQQETMRCVNEEQPSTRPDAEPSAVNSCYLAKAAARGSPLAESTESSMECSSSCSQLCQEDSSPGTWNAKAIPPRKLPLKRCGNAKLANAGGHERAARGEFVHAQFVPAESHQVRVKFASSKTKAVKIKRRNSEKALRPGKQAFCMEKARGSHGAARLPAEWNQPQKPHGAKSLARRPSYSGDVTGRSCSESSLFPVQVRLPTVPPGPELYRTSANALYSLEAACADTANKKKQRKWQSTVEISAKAHLASLSSSFGPGAPRQPARRAGVLRTVSVRARPKSQRHGAYAKSESDHSEYSAECASLFHSTIAETSEGEVSDFTANRFGDSESSESDSDGSSNSSSLALDYDEGDESELIWPEGSVRQSGTVQASSKPLPPVPKICRIKASKALKKKIRRFQPASLKVMTMV, encoded by the exons ATGCTGCTGGGcgccccgcgggcgggcggctgGGATCGCGGCCGGGTGGGCGAGAGGCTGCAGGCGGCCCTGGCCGGCCTCCAGGAGCTCCAGGTGCTGCGGGAGAAGCAGCGGGAGCTGGTGCGGGCCGCCCTGGCCATGCCgcagcggccggcggcgggcggaggagCGCAGCCCCTGGCCGCCCACGGCAAGGAGCACCGGCTGGAGGCCACCCTCACCGCCCTGAAGGAGCAGCTG TCTCGTTTGAGGAGACAGGATGTCGGCTTGAAAAGCCACCTGGATCAGCTAGATCAGCGAATAAGTGAGCTGAAATTGGACGTCAGTAAGACCTCCAGTGAATACTTGGATAGTGACAGCCGGCCCAGCTCAG GCTTCTATGACCTGAGCGACGGTGGTTCTTGCTCGCTCTCCAATTCTTGTACCTCTGTGTACAGCGAgtccatctcctcctcccacaCCAGTCTCTTGCCCGGCTCTCAACACCCTAAAGCAAGGCTCAGTGTGTTTGATTACCGACCCAAGTCTGCAGACGAAACTACTGTGCACACCACCAGCTTCCAACAGCAGGGAACCTATGTCAGTGATGGATGTCGGATTACGGCTAGCACAGACGTTTCTGGGACTCCTGCCAGGTCCCGACCGAGGCCAGTTTCCACAG GTGACTTGGAAAGACTCATTCCAGCAGACGCTAGATTTCAGAAAGAGACAGATCCCAAATCCATGTTACCTCTGTGCCATGCCGGAGACATGCCCTTGCTCAGCGTGGACCCCAAATTCCAGAACGACTTGGTCTCCAAGAATGGCATCGACGTGTATCCTTACCCAAGCCCCCTTCATGCGGTGGCTTTACAAAGTCCCCTTTTCTCCCTGGTGGGGGCATCCCCAGAAGCAGACCTCCAGGCTCCTCCCAGCAAACCCATGCCTATAGCAGCAGGTCCCAGCTTGATTCGGACTAGGCCAACCGCTGAGGCCAAGCCAGGGGGTTACATCAATAAATTACTGCAGCTGACGAGATGCAAAGGGAACAATCGGGCTGATGCCAGTGAGTGGGTTTCAACAAAGAGCCAGCCAGCCACAATGCACCAGAGACTCATTATAACCCCTAGCGCGGGTGGAGTGAAAATTAACAGCAGCAGTAGCCAGCTGGAAAAACAAGTGAGTTCTCTGGAAAGTAACAAAGCTGAAGGGAAGCTGCAGAGGGAGGTGCCAGAGGGGGAATGTGCCAAGCAGCAGGAGACCATGCGCTGTGTGAATGAAGAACAGCCATCCACTCGGCCTGACGCAGAGCCATCAGCTGTGAATAGTTGCTATCTTGCCAAGGCAGCAGCAAGGGGCTCTCCTCTGGCAGAATCGACAGAGAGCAGCATGGAGTGCAGTTCATCCTGCTCGCAGCTGTGCCAGGAGGACTCCAGCCCGGGCACCTGGAACGCTAAAGCCATCCCACCCAGAAAGCTGCCCCTCAAAAGGTGCGGCAATGCCAAATTGGCTAACGCCGGGGGTCATGAGCGAGCGGCACGGGGTGAATTCGTTCATGCTCAGTTTGTCCCCGCAGAATCCCACCAAGTCCGGGTCAAGTTTGCCAGCTCCAAAACAAAGGCGGTGAAGATAAAGAGGAGGAACAGTGAAAAGGCACTACGGCCTGGGAAGCAAGCCTTTTGCATGGAGAAGGCGAGAGGGTCCCATGGGGCTGCTAGGCTGCCTGCGGAGTGGAATCAGCCCCAAAAACCACATGGAGCGAAGAGCCTCGCGCGGAGACCTTCGTATTCTGGTGACGTGACCGGCAGGTCGTGCTCAGAGTCTAGCCTGTTCCCAGTGCAGGTAAGGCTCCCCACAGTGCCACCTGGGCCGGAGCTTTACAGAACCTCTGCCAACGCACTGTATTCCCTCGAAGCAGCTTGCGCAGACACAGCCAACAAGAAGAAGCAGCGCAAGTGGCAGTCCACAGTGGAGATCTCTGCCAAGGCCCACCTGGCCAGCCTCTCGAGTAGCTTTGGCCCAGGAGCACCGAGGCAGCCAGCGAGGAGAGCTGGCGTCTTGCGCACTGTCAGCGTGAGGGCTCGCCCCAAGAGCCAGCGCCACGGAGCTTATGCCAAAAGCGAGTCAGACCACTCCGAGTACTCTGCAGAGTGCGCTTCCCTCTTTCACTCCACCATCGCAGAGACCAGCGAAGGGGAGGTCAGCGATTTCACGGCTAACCGTTTCGGGGACAGCGAGTCCAGTGAAAGCGATTCAGATGgcagcagtaacagcagcagccTTGCCCTTGACTATGACGAGGGGGATGAAAGTGAGCTGATTTGGCCCGAAGGTTCGGTCAGACAATCGGGGACTGTCCAGGCCTCTTCCAAGCCTCTTCCCCCAGTGCCCAAAATCTGTCGCATCAAAGCTTCAAAAGCACTGAAGAAGAAGATTAGGAGATTCCAACCTGCCTCTCTGAAGGTCATGACCATGGTTTAA